A region of the Marinibacterium anthonyi genome:
CGATGCCCGCATCGTATTGGTGGCGATCGGGTCGACCGTGGGCGCGATATTCGTGTCGCGCTGGATCCTGGGCGGGGCGCTGGATTTCCCGGCGCCCGATTTCGCCAGCGGCGGGTCCGCCGCGCTGCCGCTGTTCCTGGTTCTGGGTCTGGTGGTCGGGCTGGCATCGGTGATCTACAACCGCTGCCTGCTGGGCACGCTGAGGCTGATGGAAAAGGTCCCCGGCCCGGCCGAGCTGCGCGCGGCGGTGATCGGCGGGCTGGCGGGTCTGGTGGCGTATGTCGCGCCCGACATGGTCGGCGGCGGCGACGACATGGTGACCCGGCTGATCCGGGCCGACGTGGCGCTGACGCTGATCCCGATGCTGTTCCTGGTGCGGCTTCTGTTCAGCACCCTGTCCTATGCGGCCGACACGCCCGGCGGGCTTTTCGCCCCGATGCTGGCACTTGGCGCGCTGGTGGGGCTGGGGTTCGGCCTGATCGCCGCGCCGGCCTTTCCCGGGCTGGGCGTGCAGGCGGGGGCCTATGCGGTGGTGGCCATGGGCGCGTTCTTTGCGGGGTCGGTCCGCGCCCCGCTGACCGGCATCGTTCTGGTGACCGAGATGACCGGGGGGTCGGCGTTGATCCTGCCGCTGCTGTCGGCCAGTTTCGGCGCCATGCTGGTGACCGAGATGCTGGGCGAACCCCCGGTCTATGCGCAATTGCGCGAACGCGCGGCCCGGTCGGAACGCTGACGGGGTTCAGCCGGCGGTGCGCAGCTGGCCCTCGCGGATGACATGGACCATGGCGGCCTGGGCTTCGGCGGGCAGGCCCTTGCAGATGGCCTTGGCGATCAGGCGGTGATTGCCGGCGACCTCGGTGCGGGCCTTCAGGAATGCCTCTTCGCTGTCGATCAGGAACAGGGAATACAGCGCCGTCTGCACGATATGGCCCAGCGACTGCAGGAACCGGTTGCCCGACAGCGCCAGCACTTCCTGGTGGAATTCGTAATCAGCCACGGCGAAATCGGCGCGGCTGCGGGCGGCGGCGAGGGCGTCGCACAACCCGAACAGCGTGGCGCAATCGGCGTCGTTGGCGTGGCGCGCGGCCTGGGCGGCGGCGGCGGGTTCGAAGATCAGGCGGATTTCCAGCAATTCCTCGTAGAACCGGCCCGGGTTTTTCATCGAGGTGTGCCAGCGCAGGACATCTTCGTCGAAGAGGTTCCATTCGACGGCCGGGCGCACATGGGTGCCGACCTTGGCCTTGGACTGGATCAGCCCCTTGGCCGACAGGGTCTTCTTGGCCTCGCGCACGACGGTGCGCGAGACGTCGAACATCTCGCACAGGTCGGGATCCAGCGGGATCATCGATTCAACCGGGTATTCGCCCGCCACGATGGCACGACCGATCTGTTCCACCACAAAATTGGTGTGGTTGGACGCCCGTTCCAGCCGCGCGCCGGGCGAGACCAGCGTCATGATTGCGTGGCGAAGCCAGTCGCGGTTCTCTTGCGCGCCGTTGTTGCCCAAGTCAGTCCCTTCTGGAGCAGGATGAATGCAAACAGCAGTCCGCCGATGACGATCTTTGTCCACCAGCTTGACAGGCTGCCGTCGAAGACGATGTAGGTCTGTATCAGACCCATGATGAGAATGCCGAAGAAGGTGCCTGCGACAAATCCGTACCCGCCGCTGAGCAACGTGCCCCCGATCACCACTGCGGCGATGGCATCCAGTTCGACGCCGACGGTGGCCAGCGAATAGCCCGCCGAGGTGTATAGCGAAAAGACGATCCCGGCGAGGCCCGCAAGGCCCCCCGACACGGCGTAGATGCCGATGGTGGTCGATGCCAGCGGCACGCCCATCAGCCGCGCCGTGGCCGCACCGCCACCCAGGGCATAGACATTCTGACCGAACCGGGTACGGTGCAGGACGATGCCGGCGACCACGAAGGTCAGGATCATCAGCCCCCCGATCAGGCGAAAGCGGCCGCCCGACGGGGCCTTCCAGTAGATGTCCTTCAGCACGTCGTAGAAGGCGTGGTCGATCGGCACGCTGTCGGTCGACAGCACGTAGGCCGCGCCGCGCGCCAGGAACATGCCGGCGAGTGTGACGATGAAGGGCGGCATTTCCAGGTAGTGGATCAGCGCGCCCATGATGGCGCCGAAGGCGGTGGTGATGATCAGCGCCAGCATGAAGGCCGGCAGCGGGTGGATCGAGGTATCGCGCAGGATCACCGCCAGGAAGACGCCGGTGAAGGCGATGACCGATCCGACCGACAGGTCGATGCCGCCCGACAGGATGACAAAGGTCATCCCCACCGCGACGATCCCCAGGAAGGCGTTGTCCGTCAGCAGGTTGGCGACCACGCGGGTGGAAAACATCGCCGGGTACTGCATGCCGCACAGAACGAAGGCCAGCAGAAAGGTGGCCAGCGTGACCATGAGCGGAAGGTGATGGGACCGGATCATCGGGTCTTCTCCTGCGTGGGGGTGACGCGGGGCGGGGTGCCCGGGTTGGCGAAGGCGCGCGGGCCGGCGGCGCGCAGCATGTAGACGGCGTGGCCGACCTTGGGCGACTGGATCACCAGGATCGCGAGGATCAGCAGCGCCTTGATCACCAGGTTGAATTCCGGCGGCATGCCCGACAGCAGGATCACCGAATTGACCGACTGGATGATCAGCGCGCCAAGCAGCGAGGCGATGATCGAGAAGCGGCCGCCGAGCAGGGAATTGCCGCCGATGACGACCGCCAGGATCGCGTCGAGTTCCAGCCACAGGCCGGCGTTGTTGGCATCCGCCCCCTTGATGTCGGCGGCGACGATGACACCGGCCAGCGCGGCGCACAGGCCCGAGACCAGGTAGACCGAAATCAGCAGGACCCGCGCGTTGATGCCGGCCAGGCGCGAGGACGCCTGGTTGATGCCGATGGCCTCGATCAGCAGGCCCAGTGCCGTGCGGCGGACGGCGAAGGCGGCGAAGGCGCCCAGCGTGATCCACAGGATGATCGGCGTCGGCACGCCCGCGATGGTGCCCGAACCCAGGCGGCTGAGGCCGGGGTTGAGGAAGGTCAGGATCGTGCCTTCGGTGATCAGCTGCGCGATGCCGCGCCCGGCGACCATGAGGACCAGCGTCGCCACGATGGGCTGGATGCGGAACAGCGCGACAAGGATGCCGTTCCACGCGCCGCACAGGCCCCCGACCACCAGCGCGCCGATCAGCGCCATGGCCCAGCCGTGGCCGTCGACGACGATGCTGGCCGCCGTGGCGCCCGCGATGGC
Encoded here:
- the clcA_2 gene encoding H(+)/Cl(-) exchange transporter ClcA, with protein sequence MRNDMQPHGNIRFVKSLTQDMPGAITLALLAGVVGLASGVVCALFHAALTLVVRVHDQVTAQAQASPWPMLLLLVGGSALATGIAASLVRRLAPAASGSGIPHVEAVLEGEMRPAKARLIPIKFVGGCLAIGSGLALGREGPSVQMGAAIGNLVGHLSRRDLADRRALLAGGAGAGLATAFNAPGAGAVFVLEELVGRFDARIVLVAIGSTVGAIFVSRWILGGALDFPAPDFASGGSAALPLFLVLGLVVGLASVIYNRCLLGTLRLMEKVPGPAELRAAVIGGLAGLVAYVAPDMVGGGDDMVTRLIRADVALTLIPMLFLVRLLFSTLSYAADTPGGLFAPMLALGALVGLGFGLIAAPAFPGLGVQAGAYAVVAMGAFFAGSVRAPLTGIVLVTEMTGGSALILPLLSASFGAMLVTEMLGEPPVYAQLRERAARSER
- the lutR_6 gene encoding L-lactate utilization operon repressor; this encodes MGNNGAQENRDWLRHAIMTLVSPGARLERASNHTNFVVEQIGRAIVAGEYPVESMIPLDPDLCEMFDVSRTVVREAKKTLSAKGLIQSKAKVGTHVRPAVEWNLFDEDVLRWHTSMKNPGRFYEELLEIRLIFEPAAAAQAARHANDADCATLFGLCDALAAARSRADFAVADYEFHQEVLALSGNRFLQSLGHIVQTALYSLFLIDSEEAFLKARTEVAGNHRLIAKAICKGLPAEAQAAMVHVIREGQLRTAG
- the yjfF_1 gene encoding Inner membrane ABC transporter permease protein, producing MIRSHHLPLMVTLATFLLAFVLCGMQYPAMFSTRVVANLLTDNAFLGIVAVGMTFVILSGGIDLSVGSVIAFTGVFLAVILRDTSIHPLPAFMLALIITTAFGAIMGALIHYLEMPPFIVTLAGMFLARGAAYVLSTDSVPIDHAFYDVLKDIYWKAPSGGRFRLIGGLMILTFVVAGIVLHRTRFGQNVYALGGGAATARLMGVPLASTTIGIYAVSGGLAGLAGIVFSLYTSAGYSLATVGVELDAIAAVVIGGTLLSGGYGFVAGTFFGILIMGLIQTYIVFDGSLSSWWTKIVIGGLLFAFILLQKGLTWATTARKRTATGFATQS
- the ytfT gene encoding Inner membrane ABC transporter permease protein, coding for MASTTTSTFRRILPQLLILACALLLNVLVFPDFFRIEFQNGRLFGNLIDVLNRGAPVALLSIGMTLVIATRGIDLSVGAVMAIAGATAASIVVDGHGWAMALIGALVVGGLCGAWNGILVALFRIQPIVATLVLMVAGRGIAQLITEGTILTFLNPGLSRLGSGTIAGVPTPIILWITLGAFAAFAVRRTALGLLIEAIGINQASSRLAGINARVLLISVYLVSGLCAALAGVIVAADIKGADANNAGLWLELDAILAVVIGGNSLLGGRFSIIASLLGALIIQSVNSVILLSGMPPEFNLVIKALLILAILVIQSPKVGHAVYMLRAAGPRAFANPGTPPRVTPTQEKTR